A stretch of Anaeromyxobacter dehalogenans 2CP-1 DNA encodes these proteins:
- the tyrS gene encoding tyrosine--tRNA ligase yields MQNLLEALVSRSLVHDQTPGLQARLAQGPITGYVGFDPTADSLHVGHLLAVMSLAWLQRCGGTPIIVVGGGTGMVGDPSGKRSERPVLSVEEIDRNVAAIRAQLERFVSFEGQNAARVRNNADWLRAIGLMEFLRDVGKHFTVNYMLAKDSVKGRMESGISFTEFSYQLIQAYDFWHLFRSEKCELQMGGSDQWGNITAGAELVSRKDGASVHGLTFPLLTTASGTKFGKTEGGAVWLDPARTSPYKFFQFWLNTDDRDVERLLKFFTFLSVEEIAALLAEQARDPGKRPAQRRLAEDVTARVHGPDVTRSVVEASRILFGGTDLRAASADVLEVLAGEIPSATVTGDELAALTVADLLVKVGLAASKGEVRRGVAGRGFSLNGAVLESGDAKVAAGDLLAGGYALLQKGKRNYALVKVR; encoded by the coding sequence ATGCAGAACCTCCTCGAAGCCCTCGTCTCGCGCAGCCTCGTCCACGACCAGACCCCGGGCCTCCAGGCCCGCCTCGCCCAGGGCCCCATCACCGGCTACGTCGGGTTCGACCCGACCGCCGACTCGCTGCACGTGGGCCACCTGCTCGCGGTCATGTCGCTCGCCTGGCTGCAGCGCTGCGGCGGCACGCCCATCATCGTGGTGGGCGGCGGCACGGGCATGGTCGGGGATCCGAGCGGCAAGCGCTCGGAGCGCCCGGTGCTCTCGGTGGAGGAGATCGACCGGAACGTCGCCGCCATCCGCGCGCAGCTCGAGCGGTTCGTGTCGTTCGAGGGCCAGAACGCGGCGCGGGTGCGCAACAACGCCGACTGGCTCCGCGCGATCGGCCTGATGGAGTTCCTCCGCGACGTCGGCAAGCACTTCACCGTCAACTACATGCTGGCGAAGGACTCGGTGAAGGGCCGCATGGAGAGCGGCATCTCCTTCACCGAGTTCTCGTACCAGCTCATCCAGGCCTACGACTTCTGGCACCTGTTCCGCTCCGAGAAGTGCGAGCTGCAGATGGGCGGCAGCGACCAGTGGGGCAACATCACCGCCGGCGCCGAGCTGGTCTCGCGCAAGGACGGCGCGAGCGTCCACGGGCTCACCTTCCCGCTGCTCACCACCGCCTCGGGCACCAAGTTCGGCAAGACCGAGGGCGGCGCGGTGTGGCTCGACCCGGCGCGGACCTCGCCCTACAAGTTCTTCCAGTTCTGGCTCAACACCGACGACCGCGACGTGGAGCGGCTGCTGAAGTTCTTCACGTTCCTCTCGGTGGAGGAGATCGCCGCGCTGCTCGCCGAGCAGGCGCGCGACCCGGGGAAGCGCCCGGCGCAGCGCAGGCTCGCGGAGGACGTCACCGCCCGCGTGCACGGGCCGGACGTCACTCGCAGCGTCGTCGAGGCGAGCCGCATCCTGTTCGGCGGCACCGACCTGCGCGCGGCGAGCGCGGACGTGCTCGAGGTCCTCGCCGGCGAGATCCCGTCCGCGACGGTGACCGGCGACGAGCTCGCGGCGCTCACGGTCGCCGACCTCCTCGTCAAGGTCGGGCTGGCCGCGTCGAAGGGCGAGGTCCGCCGCGGCGTGGCGGGGCGCGGGTTCTCGCTGAACGGGGCGGTGCTCGAGTCCGGCGACGCGAAGGTCGCCGCGGGCGACCTGCTCGCCGGCGGCTACGCGCTCCTGCAGAAGGGCAAGCGGAACTACGCGCTCGTGAAGGTGCGGTAG
- a CDS encoding helix-turn-helix transcriptional regulator, translating to MLSSGRAYITARDLCLRWECSHATLYRWIQGGYVPRPLRFGPRAVRWATKDIEEFERRLANDSGSR from the coding sequence ATGCTGTCTTCGGGTCGCGCTTACATTACCGCGCGCGACCTCTGCTTGAGGTGGGAGTGCTCGCACGCCACGCTGTATCGGTGGATTCAGGGCGGCTATGTTCCGAGGCCGCTCCGTTTTGGACCGCGCGCGGTCCGATGGGCCACGAAGGACATCGAGGAGTTCGAGCGGCGACTGGCCAACGATTCGGGATCTCGATGA
- a CDS encoding SAM-dependent methyltransferase codes for MAKPYDPKDFYYRKAKKQGLRARSAFKIEEILHRHRLLGRGDAVLDLGAAPGGFLQILADAVGEKGVAVGVDLEPIRNLGKRWVRTAVVDLLAPDALDKIRLLHEGRFRLVTSDMAPKTIGIKVTDEARSLELVRMALSVAEQVLVPGGAFVAKVFMGGDFPALKRELQGRFAAMHVIRPEAVRESSYEVYVLGTGFRGGAAVGRVAPPAEEPGAPAGPERAAPEPPAAPEHAAPQPPAAPEHAAAPAKAAGPAETAPRKKPAAAKKATATKKPASKKPAARKPTARKPAPRKPARRA; via the coding sequence ATGGCCAAGCCCTACGACCCGAAGGACTTCTACTACCGCAAGGCGAAGAAGCAGGGCCTGCGCGCTCGCTCGGCCTTCAAGATCGAGGAGATCCTGCACCGCCACCGCCTGCTCGGGCGGGGCGACGCGGTGCTCGACCTGGGCGCCGCGCCGGGCGGGTTCCTGCAGATCCTGGCCGACGCGGTGGGCGAGAAGGGCGTCGCGGTGGGCGTGGACCTCGAGCCCATCCGCAACCTGGGCAAGCGGTGGGTCCGGACCGCGGTGGTGGACCTGCTCGCGCCGGACGCGCTCGACAAGATCCGCCTGCTGCACGAGGGCCGCTTCCGGCTGGTCACGAGCGACATGGCGCCGAAGACCATCGGCATCAAGGTGACCGACGAGGCGCGCTCGCTCGAGCTGGTCCGGATGGCGCTGTCGGTCGCGGAGCAGGTGCTCGTGCCGGGCGGCGCGTTCGTCGCGAAGGTGTTCATGGGCGGCGATTTCCCGGCGTTGAAGCGCGAGCTGCAGGGGCGCTTCGCGGCGATGCACGTGATCCGGCCGGAGGCGGTGCGCGAGTCGAGCTACGAGGTCTACGTGCTCGGCACGGGCTTCCGCGGCGGCGCGGCGGTCGGGCGGGTCGCGCCGCCGGCCGAGGAGCCCGGGGCGCCCGCAGGGCCGGAGCGCGCGGCGCCCGAGCCGCCGGCCGCGCCGGAGCACGCTGCGCCGCAGCCGCCGGCCGCGCCGGAGCACGCTGCGGCGCCGGCGAAGGCCGCGGGGCCGGCGGAGACCGCGCCGCGGAAGAAGCCTGCCGCTGCGAAGAAGGCGACCGCTACGAAGAAGCCCGCGTCGAAGAAGCCCGCCGCGAGGAAACCCACCGCGAGGAAACCCGCACCGAGGAAGCCGGCCAGGCGAGCCTGA
- a CDS encoding YfhL family 4Fe-4S dicluster ferredoxin, producing the protein MALKITEECINCGACEPECPNTAISQGDDIYVIDAAKCTECQGQHDSPACAGVCPVDCCVK; encoded by the coding sequence ATGGCCCTGAAGATTACCGAGGAGTGCATCAACTGCGGCGCGTGCGAGCCCGAGTGCCCGAACACCGCCATCAGCCAGGGTGACGACATCTACGTCATCGACGCGGCCAAGTGCACCGAGTGCCAGGGCCAGCACGACTCGCCGGCGTGCGCGGGCGTCTGCCCGGTCGACTGCTGCGTGAAGTAG
- a CDS encoding YfhL family 4Fe-4S dicluster ferredoxin, with amino-acid sequence MATFITEECINCGACEPECPNSAISQGDDIYVINPDLCTECVGFHGEEACAAVCPVDCCVPDPNRTETEEQNYGKLATIHPDKTFPSLAELTAELSRFRK; translated from the coding sequence ATGGCCACCTTCATCACCGAGGAGTGCATCAACTGCGGCGCGTGCGAGCCGGAGTGCCCGAACAGCGCCATCAGCCAGGGCGACGACATCTACGTCATCAACCCCGACCTCTGCACCGAGTGCGTCGGGTTCCACGGCGAGGAGGCCTGCGCCGCGGTGTGCCCCGTGGACTGCTGCGTCCCGGATCCGAACCGGACCGAGACCGAGGAGCAGAACTACGGGAAGCTGGCGACGATCCACCCCGACAAGACGTTCCCGTCGCTCGCCGAGCTGACCGCCGAGCTGTCGCGGTTCCGCAAGTAG
- a CDS encoding hydrolase: MSRTVKLDRRTAAVLLVDVQERLAPAMPAEALARVMKYATALVEGAKALGVPVLATEQYPRGLGPTLPELARLLPSPALAKVHFSCGADPAFAAALEATGRRQVVITGMETHVCVFQTARDLVQMGYEVHVCADAVSSRTEEHRRVGLELCREAGAIVTTAETALFDLLHQAGTPEFKQVSALVK, encoded by the coding sequence ATGTCACGAACCGTGAAGCTCGACCGCCGCACCGCCGCCGTGCTCCTCGTGGACGTGCAGGAGCGGCTCGCGCCCGCCATGCCCGCCGAGGCGCTGGCGCGGGTGATGAAGTACGCGACCGCGCTCGTCGAGGGCGCCAAGGCGCTCGGGGTCCCCGTGCTCGCGACCGAGCAGTATCCCAGAGGTCTCGGCCCGACCCTCCCCGAGCTCGCCCGCCTGCTCCCCTCCCCCGCGCTCGCCAAGGTGCACTTCTCCTGCGGCGCCGACCCCGCCTTCGCCGCCGCGCTCGAGGCCACCGGCCGCCGGCAGGTCGTGATCACCGGGATGGAGACGCACGTGTGCGTGTTCCAGACCGCCCGCGACCTCGTGCAGATGGGCTACGAGGTGCACGTCTGCGCCGACGCCGTGTCGAGCCGGACCGAGGAGCACCGCCGGGTCGGCCTCGAGCTGTGCCGCGAGGCCGGCGCGATCGTCACGACGGCGGAGACCGCGCTGTTCGACCTCCTCCACCAGGCCGGGACCCCCGAGTTCAAGCAGGTGTCCGCCCTGGTGAAGTGA